In Chryseobacterium geocarposphaerae, the following are encoded in one genomic region:
- the tssR gene encoding type VI secretion system protein TssR domain-containing protein, which yields MKNKFPLAAYYIGISVLLTSCQVKLPSKKTPEPELYGQIDNSPVINGFSKKSVPWIVISDRSRNTAYLDKSDEKSYKEVKFLEPLMVLKHRDGMVKVAEYVPDALMKKVSSKSIKTYGWIPESELLLWSNSLKSEKTGYPVRVAVVPSNSDVIRSAERYYKNDSIMVFNSPSLIEQANVKIPNGQMVYVYKQAENNKRFLVGKKPSIDIDSINQGLYGWVSSNVISAWGERSALKMKNPTGITETTLGIHEGSPGGSNVENRTAILLTDVNKRTPLENIFPVNLALDTAPTPDSKTKYFTNILDYSKNYVFNVLGERIIFDRYREITERNKRINIVFALDISASNAPYAPIVKSLLQDLQLRFEKPSYFNSVKYGAVLYKNNTCGDNVAASSLSSDYSKITSFIDQKSNEMNCPSTSSYQPVNEGLMAAGRLLADRPDETNIIITIGTSSNQGGNMYGVINSITQAQARLIMFQTSARSSDTYNDFVLMSENVVTNTAKNIAELKKQNIINQSDVLTKNNFSLVESETGFFSLDYPKQSMSQGFVIFPKKGDIATPGYLKKAVDSLIAQVTLDNETIDKSLNDHFHSSVGAGRTDVDAKYKYLYPGLTNPVSAGIAAQLVNYGNPFLVKGYIPSELKEFRQGMEKGILISEAEYDNLKAFYTEVYQKTNAERTDFNQSKAINEYIRLLKKYNPTIKFLDKSDLYEKPMSYAVGVSTGFDNSEEEIMSKYKLKAWKKSKIIVNESVRTYFKYYKDLAERMLTYRNNPAVKIQQNGQTFYWLNEYFMPTMLPVEAPEYTKH from the coding sequence ATGAAAAATAAATTTCCTCTAGCAGCATATTATATAGGTATTTCAGTATTGCTTACAAGTTGTCAGGTAAAATTACCTTCAAAAAAAACACCGGAACCTGAGCTTTACGGTCAGATAGATAACTCTCCTGTGATTAACGGCTTTTCCAAAAAATCGGTTCCGTGGATTGTGATTTCCGACAGGTCAAGAAATACGGCATATCTGGACAAAAGTGATGAAAAATCATACAAAGAAGTAAAGTTTCTGGAGCCGCTTATGGTCTTAAAGCATAGAGACGGAATGGTAAAGGTGGCGGAATATGTTCCGGATGCCTTAATGAAAAAAGTTTCATCAAAATCCATCAAAACCTATGGCTGGATCCCGGAATCTGAATTGCTATTATGGAGCAACTCTTTAAAAAGCGAAAAAACGGGTTATCCTGTGAGAGTTGCCGTTGTGCCGAGCAACAGTGATGTGATAAGAAGTGCTGAAAGGTACTATAAAAATGATTCCATTATGGTTTTCAACTCACCTAGTTTGATTGAGCAGGCGAATGTGAAAATTCCAAACGGGCAAATGGTGTATGTTTACAAGCAGGCAGAAAATAATAAAAGATTTTTAGTAGGAAAGAAGCCTTCTATCGACATAGATAGTATAAACCAAGGATTGTACGGATGGGTAAGCTCTAATGTGATTTCAGCTTGGGGCGAGAGATCGGCCCTTAAAATGAAAAACCCTACAGGAATTACAGAAACAACTTTGGGGATTCACGAAGGATCTCCCGGAGGATCCAATGTAGAGAACAGAACGGCGATTTTGCTTACGGATGTAAACAAAAGAACTCCGCTGGAAAATATTTTCCCTGTTAATCTGGCTTTAGATACTGCTCCGACTCCGGATTCCAAAACAAAATATTTCACTAATATTTTAGATTACAGTAAGAACTACGTTTTCAATGTATTGGGAGAGCGTATAATTTTTGACCGGTATAGAGAAATTACTGAAAGAAATAAAAGAATAAATATTGTTTTTGCGCTGGATATAAGTGCTTCCAATGCTCCTTATGCTCCGATTGTAAAATCTTTACTGCAAGATTTACAGCTTAGATTTGAAAAACCTTCTTATTTTAATTCTGTGAAGTATGGTGCCGTTTTGTATAAAAACAATACCTGTGGAGATAATGTTGCAGCCTCAAGCCTGAGCAGCGATTATAGCAAGATAACTTCATTTATTGATCAGAAAAGTAATGAAATGAACTGTCCGAGCACCAGCAGTTACCAGCCGGTAAATGAAGGCCTTATGGCGGCAGGTCGTCTTCTTGCAGACCGTCCCGATGAAACCAATATTATTATTACAATCGGAACCTCATCCAATCAGGGAGGGAATATGTATGGGGTAATTAATTCTATTACCCAGGCACAGGCAAGATTGATTATGTTCCAGACCAGCGCAAGATCATCAGATACTTACAACGATTTTGTGTTAATGTCTGAAAATGTGGTAACCAATACAGCTAAAAACATAGCAGAACTTAAGAAGCAAAACATTATTAACCAAAGTGATGTACTGACTAAGAATAATTTTAGCCTGGTGGAAAGTGAAACAGGTTTCTTTTCACTAGATTATCCGAAGCAGAGTATGTCTCAAGGATTTGTTATTTTTCCTAAAAAAGGGGATATTGCAACTCCTGGATACTTAAAAAAAGCAGTGGATAGTTTGATTGCTCAGGTGACTTTAGATAATGAAACTATAGATAAATCACTTAATGATCACTTCCATTCGTCCGTAGGAGCCGGAAGAACAGATGTAGATGCGAAATACAAATATTTGTATCCGGGATTAACGAATCCTGTTTCTGCAGGTATTGCAGCGCAACTGGTTAATTATGGGAATCCGTTCTTAGTGAAAGGATATATCCCTTCAGAATTGAAAGAATTCAGACAGGGAATGGAGAAAGGGATTTTGATTTCTGAAGCAGAATATGATAATTTAAAGGCTTTCTACACAGAGGTTTATCAGAAAACAAATGCTGAAAGAACAGATTTTAATCAGTCAAAAGCGATCAATGAATATATCAGGCTGTTGAAAAAATATAATCCTACCATTAAGTTTCTGGATAAATCAGATTTATATGAAAAACCGATGTCCTATGCAGTAGGAGTAAGTACGGGCTTTGATAATTCCGAAGAAGAAATAATGTCAAAATATAAACTGAAAGCTTGGAAAAAATCCAAAATTATCGTCAATGAATCGGTAAGAACTTATTTTAAATATTATAAGGATTTAGCTGAAAGAATGCTGACTTACAGAAATAATCCGGCAGTGAAAATTCAGCAGAACGGACAGACCTTCTACTGGCTTAATGAATACTTTATGCCAACCATGCTTCCGGTAGAAGCACCTGAGTACACTAAACATTAA
- a CDS encoding T9SS type A sorting domain-containing protein has protein sequence MKKILLLGCILAIQSIYAQIISKDPSFASNGIYNIGNGNNYVWTMAQNVDDSIYSSYSVPASGQTFLLKLNANGTSDPNFGNNGVIQLPYDTYQCQLKIQPDGKLIVFGHNPSLGGLVYKIFPNGQLDTAFGTNGISTISSVHSSDEQARSIGLILQNGKIIVHGITWNSNTISQHKIYRLNNDGSIDMSFGNNGSVITQGAYPLGTFVLLDNQSNIICMTKTISSNLGNGVIEKFNPDGQPIMSFGNNGILQTTMNFGYVGAAMIDSNNKIVYSNHTYEIFRVNPDGTPDNTFNYNLSAFSGLSGGAWIQSIVEKNGYYYIGGNGEGDFASTYFVSKLNPNGSINSSFGYYSEASNLYSIEEMAVNNDNIIAHGSGYIVKYLLNNSTLSIADILKANDQISFENPVKQSLIYQSEEKISKIEIYSSNGKLVKTAKENNSNVSELPKGVYMIKVFFENGKFTTKKMIKI, from the coding sequence ATGAAAAAAATTCTATTATTAGGATGCATTCTTGCTATCCAGAGTATTTACGCACAGATTATTTCTAAAGACCCGTCTTTTGCTTCCAATGGAATATACAATATCGGCAATGGAAACAACTATGTCTGGACAATGGCTCAAAATGTGGATGACAGTATTTATTCGTCCTATTCAGTTCCTGCCAGTGGCCAAACTTTTTTATTAAAATTGAATGCAAATGGAACTTCAGATCCAAATTTCGGAAATAACGGAGTCATCCAATTGCCCTATGATACTTATCAATGTCAACTAAAAATACAGCCGGACGGAAAATTGATCGTCTTTGGACACAATCCTAGCCTGGGTGGCTTAGTATACAAAATATTCCCGAATGGCCAATTGGATACAGCTTTTGGCACCAACGGCATTTCGACAATTAGTTCTGTACATAGTAGTGATGAACAAGCCCGTTCTATTGGACTTATTTTACAAAATGGAAAAATAATTGTTCATGGCATAACCTGGAATTCAAATACCATATCACAGCATAAAATTTATAGGCTCAATAATGATGGAAGTATTGATATGTCTTTTGGTAATAATGGTTCTGTAATTACACAGGGAGCATATCCTTTGGGAACATTTGTACTGCTCGACAACCAGTCTAACATTATTTGCATGACAAAAACTATTAGTAGTAACCTTGGTAATGGTGTTATTGAAAAATTCAATCCGGACGGACAACCGATAATGAGTTTTGGAAATAACGGTATTTTACAAACTACTATGAACTTTGGCTACGTGGGTGCTGCAATGATAGATAGTAATAACAAGATTGTTTATTCCAACCACACTTATGAGATTTTCAGAGTAAATCCCGATGGTACTCCGGATAATACATTCAATTATAATTTATCCGCATTTTCCGGCTTGAGCGGAGGCGCCTGGATCCAAAGCATTGTAGAAAAAAATGGATATTATTACATTGGAGGAAACGGTGAAGGAGATTTTGCTTCTACCTATTTTGTTTCAAAGCTTAATCCAAATGGTTCTATAAATTCCAGCTTCGGGTACTATTCAGAAGCATCAAATTTATATTCTATTGAAGAAATGGCCGTTAATAACGATAACATCATTGCCCACGGAAGCGGATATATTGTAAAATATTTACTTAACAATTCTACGCTATCAATTGCGGATATTTTAAAAGCAAATGACCAGATTTCTTTTGAAAATCCTGTTAAACAAAGCTTAATCTATCAATCAGAAGAAAAAATAAGCAAAATAGAAATCTATTCTTCCAATGGAAAACTAGTAAAAACTGCCAAAGAAAATAATTCAAATGTTTCTGAGCTTCCCAAAGGAGTTTATATGATAAAAGTATTTTTTGAAAACGGAAAATTTACAACAAAAAAAATGATAAAAATTTAA
- the tssO gene encoding type VI secretion system TssO yields MSSNREKKLNQSDVRIGIWKFVLSFLVLSGVSFMSVFFFFKSYDQQREGINREVASYQELLERSDVLKNHMDDIYQKMEQLDANKVDNDIFLRNNILSNIQLAREVMGKDSAQNFKHYAILINQIGSMIDLKTRIIEVEHEKEMARRDIEECMGKVDIANDKLRIDPTRKFTGSRRRR; encoded by the coding sequence ATGTCTTCGAACAGGGAGAAAAAATTAAATCAATCAGACGTCAGGATAGGCATTTGGAAATTTGTTCTATCTTTTCTGGTCTTGTCAGGCGTATCTTTTATGTCTGTCTTTTTCTTTTTTAAAAGCTACGATCAGCAACGGGAGGGTATCAATAGAGAAGTTGCCTCTTATCAGGAATTGCTGGAAAGAAGTGATGTTCTAAAAAATCACATGGATGATATCTATCAGAAAATGGAGCAATTGGATGCCAATAAGGTAGATAATGACATTTTTCTAAGGAATAATATTTTAAGCAACATACAACTTGCCAGAGAGGTAATGGGGAAAGACAGTGCGCAGAATTTTAAGCATTATGCTATTCTCATTAATCAAATTGGAAGTATGATTGATCTGAAAACTCGAATAATAGAAGTGGAACATGAAAAGGAAATGGCAAGAAGAGATATCGAAGAATGTATGGGCAAAGTGGATATTGCGAATGACAAACTAAGAATAGACCCTACAAGAAAGTTTACGGGAAGTAGAAGACGAAGATAA
- a CDS encoding HU family DNA-binding protein yields MTKAELVNTISNKLGTEKNETQKVVEAFMQEIRTSMYNGDNVYLRGFGSFIIKTRAAKTGRNISKNTAIEIPAHNIPAFKPSKSFVEKVKTKVAVK; encoded by the coding sequence ATGACAAAGGCAGAATTGGTAAACACCATCTCAAATAAATTGGGAACAGAAAAGAATGAAACACAGAAAGTTGTAGAAGCTTTTATGCAGGAGATTAGAACTTCTATGTACAATGGGGATAATGTTTATCTAAGAGGTTTTGGTTCTTTCATTATTAAAACAAGAGCTGCTAAAACAGGTAGAAACATTTCTAAAAATACTGCAATTGAAATCCCGGCTCATAACATTCCTGCTTTCAAACCTTCAAAATCTTTTGTTGAGAAAGTAAAAACCAAAGTTGCAGTAAAATAA
- the tssD gene encoding type VI secretion system tube protein TssD — protein sequence MALNSRGILKFNGGEGQKLLKLNYSVSRSTDVSGRVASDPSNAIIKLTVEATEKSDILESLLNGKYKPTTGEITFNKSHEEGTLITLNWENGYVIQHEVDFDAVDENSMYISFVVSAEKINYGNSAYEGLWPSA from the coding sequence ATGGCACTAAATTCAAGAGGAATTTTAAAATTCAACGGAGGAGAAGGACAAAAATTATTAAAGCTGAACTACAGCGTATCCAGATCAACAGATGTATCGGGAAGAGTAGCTTCAGATCCTTCTAACGCAATTATTAAGCTTACAGTAGAAGCAACAGAAAAATCTGATATTCTTGAAAGCTTACTGAACGGAAAATACAAGCCTACAACCGGAGAAATTACATTCAACAAATCTCACGAAGAAGGAACACTAATTACTTTAAATTGGGAAAACGGATACGTAATTCAGCACGAAGTAGACTTTGACGCCGTAGATGAAAATTCTATGTACATCAGTTTCGTAGTAAGTGCAGAGAAGATCAACTATGGTAATTCTGCTTATGAAGGACTTTGGCCATCAGCTTAA
- a CDS encoding response regulator transcription factor, producing MIKTLLETPFNMLINDCNNGHELINRTYRRQEDVFLIELFMPVLSGIEAIKFIRRTNNETPIITYSGTYQEDIAEILSKIPNIYYCQKNSNIIKNIVKGKIADNNFDYESYYQEWQKQPLLVQEYMNRQKKSQEELSPTEIQLMKFCYEGFSNKEIGEKLNLSTRTIDTYINRLTEKLGLKTKLHLIRFCVENGYYNSST from the coding sequence ATGATCAAGACGCTTTTGGAAACGCCTTTCAACATGCTTATCAATGACTGTAACAATGGTCATGAGCTTATCAACAGAACGTATAGGCGGCAGGAAGACGTTTTCCTCATAGAGCTATTCATGCCCGTACTCAGCGGAATTGAAGCTATAAAATTTATCCGGAGAACGAATAATGAAACTCCTATTATTACATATTCCGGAACGTATCAGGAAGACATTGCCGAAATACTGTCTAAGATTCCTAATATATATTACTGCCAGAAAAACAGCAATATCATCAAAAATATCGTGAAAGGAAAGATTGCCGATAACAATTTTGATTATGAATCGTATTACCAGGAATGGCAAAAGCAGCCTCTTTTGGTGCAGGAATATATGAACCGGCAAAAGAAAAGTCAGGAAGAGCTCTCTCCTACGGAAATTCAGCTTATGAAGTTCTGCTATGAAGGATTCAGTAATAAGGAAATTGGCGAAAAGCTCAATCTCAGCACAAGAACGATTGACACCTATATAAACCGTTTAACGGAAAAACTGGGACTAAAAACAAAGCTTCACCTGATAAGATTTTGTGTAGAAAACGGGTACTACAATTCCAGTACATAA
- a CDS encoding Rne/Rng family ribonuclease yields MKKELIVSHEDDLTKIALLEDGRLCELHEQEDKSDFIVGDLFIGKVKKLAPNLNAAFVNIGYEKDAFLHYQDLGPQYLTYRKFLRDSISKKQNSSSLKNFEIQPEIDKNGTVDKVIAKDDVVLLQITKEPISTKGPRISTQISLTGRFLVLIPFDNKVSISKKVKSSEEKERLRTLIESIKPEGFGVIIRTVAEGKKVADLHNDMNQLIQKWESTFKNIQKNKVPSRVLSEDDKASAILRDNFNQDFVSIICDDEQMVSEMKNYLEVIAPERKNIVQFYDSHIPLLEYYNVEKQLKQSFGKHVNIPSSKGAYLVIEHTEALHVVDVNSGNNITTGAAVNKEHALNVNKMAATEIARQLRLRDMGGIIVIDFIDMTNPEHRKDLYEHLKEEMKRDKARHKILPPSKFGLIQITRQRNRPEKQIETKEENPNKDGEIIAPIVIVERMGEALKSIMQKEKGKIFLHVHPFVEAYLTKGIMSIQMKWFLKYKKKVTIIPRDSFKYLEYRIYNSKKEELVGYSN; encoded by the coding sequence ATGAAGAAAGAACTAATAGTTTCGCATGAAGATGATCTTACAAAGATTGCACTGCTGGAAGACGGAAGACTATGTGAACTTCATGAGCAAGAGGACAAAAGTGATTTTATAGTTGGAGATTTATTTATAGGAAAAGTAAAAAAGCTGGCTCCTAATCTTAATGCAGCATTCGTAAACATCGGATACGAAAAAGATGCTTTTCTGCATTATCAGGATTTAGGCCCACAATATCTTACCTACAGAAAGTTTTTAAGAGACAGTATTTCTAAAAAACAAAACTCTTCAAGCTTAAAAAATTTCGAGATACAACCCGAAATTGACAAAAACGGAACAGTAGACAAAGTAATCGCCAAAGATGATGTTGTTCTGCTTCAGATTACCAAAGAACCCATTTCCACAAAAGGGCCCAGAATTTCTACTCAGATTTCCTTGACAGGGCGTTTTTTGGTTCTCATTCCTTTCGATAATAAAGTTTCGATTTCCAAAAAAGTAAAAAGTTCTGAGGAAAAAGAAAGATTAAGAACCCTTATCGAAAGTATAAAACCCGAAGGTTTCGGTGTCATCATAAGAACCGTAGCCGAAGGAAAAAAAGTGGCAGACCTGCACAACGACATGAATCAGCTGATTCAGAAATGGGAAAGCACTTTTAAAAATATTCAAAAAAATAAAGTTCCGTCAAGAGTTTTAAGCGAAGATGATAAAGCTTCAGCTATATTAAGAGACAATTTTAATCAGGATTTCGTAAGCATCATTTGTGATGACGAGCAAATGGTAAGCGAAATGAAGAATTACCTTGAGGTAATCGCTCCGGAAAGAAAAAACATTGTCCAGTTTTACGATTCTCACATTCCTCTTCTCGAATATTACAATGTTGAAAAACAACTGAAACAAAGTTTCGGGAAACATGTTAATATTCCAAGTTCTAAAGGAGCATATCTCGTTATAGAACATACCGAAGCATTGCACGTAGTCGATGTAAACTCAGGAAATAATATTACAACAGGAGCCGCTGTGAATAAAGAACATGCCCTGAATGTAAACAAAATGGCAGCCACAGAAATCGCAAGACAGCTTCGTCTGCGCGATATGGGTGGAATTATTGTGATCGATTTCATCGACATGACGAATCCTGAGCACAGAAAAGATCTGTACGAACATCTTAAGGAAGAAATGAAACGTGATAAAGCACGTCACAAAATTCTTCCCCCAAGTAAATTCGGTCTGATACAAATTACCCGACAAAGAAACCGTCCGGAAAAACAGATCGAAACCAAAGAAGAAAACCCTAACAAAGACGGAGAAATCATTGCTCCGATTGTTATTGTAGAAAGAATGGGTGAAGCTCTGAAATCCATTATGCAAAAGGAAAAAGGAAAAATATTCCTACATGTACATCCTTTTGTGGAAGCCTATCTTACGAAAGGTATTATGAGCATTCAGATGAAATGGTTTTTAAAATACAAGAAGAAAGTAACCATCATCCCAAGAGATTCTTTTAAATATTTAGAATACAGAATTTACAATTCGAAAAAAGAAGAATTGGTTGGATATTCTAATTAA
- a CDS encoding PKD domain-containing protein, with the protein MNYFEKNKKNIIIGVIATLLIAALVALWLQKKVIHSNDDIVGLVYPSTLMVGDTLLFEDKTQFAKTKRWSFGDGATSDKNSGIHFYNKPGYYQVTLIIDNKYSKSFPVMVRSREVAKPKDTAKIRTTIDAQSQAMVFENVQFRAISDAKQFTWKFGETGNIDSKEKFATYSYKKPGDYVVTLFTDENIEPILHHIKILPGYDALQEDVTVEDMYSKMDNDFKYHLQQIANGNSFNTHYNYLLRKYLCNNENTVVKVNDSKVNNFYMYCAGLQFDKNNVIQTVKVNFDDTQSCVTKVDITQSK; encoded by the coding sequence ATGAACTACTTTGAAAAGAACAAGAAGAATATTATCATTGGGGTTATTGCGACCTTGCTTATAGCCGCTTTGGTTGCTCTATGGCTGCAGAAAAAAGTGATACATTCAAATGATGATATAGTAGGATTGGTATATCCATCAACATTAATGGTAGGAGATACCCTTCTATTTGAAGATAAAACTCAGTTTGCCAAAACTAAAAGATGGAGTTTCGGAGATGGGGCTACTTCTGACAAAAATAGTGGTATTCACTTTTATAACAAGCCGGGATATTACCAGGTAACCTTAATTATAGATAACAAGTATTCGAAGTCATTTCCGGTGATGGTACGCTCGAGAGAAGTCGCCAAACCCAAAGACACTGCAAAGATCCGTACAACGATTGATGCTCAGTCACAGGCAATGGTATTTGAAAATGTTCAGTTCCGTGCGATTTCTGATGCGAAGCAATTTACATGGAAATTCGGGGAAACAGGAAACATCGATTCAAAAGAAAAATTTGCTACTTATTCTTATAAAAAGCCCGGAGATTATGTTGTTACCTTATTTACAGATGAAAATATAGAGCCGATTTTGCATCACATCAAAATTCTTCCAGGTTATGATGCTTTACAGGAGGATGTAACGGTTGAAGATATGTATTCCAAAATGGATAATGACTTTAAGTATCATCTGCAGCAGATAGCCAACGGAAACAGTTTTAATACACATTACAATTATTTATTAAGAAAATATCTTTGTAACAACGAAAACACAGTAGTGAAAGTAAATGACAGCAAGGTGAATAATTTTTATATGTACTGTGCAGGTCTTCAGTTTGATAAAAATAATGTAATACAGACTGTAAAAGTGAACTTTGATGATACTCAATCTTGTGTAACCAAAGTTGATATTACCCAAAGTAAATAA
- the tssO gene encoding type VI secretion system TssO gives MQGHISLSKTEKQYQFFYLILMLLVALIFLGILFLKDFQSPFSDEDVISIQKLDEKAKFDQKQKYSFKIMDSTYNQIKHLTSEMPEAFVETKITYGINDLVNYYNAGETPVLDIRKDAYPQIALFYKMYFDDKKTIATVTEDTEKFKKQFEDCSIGFREKKNQLFQRNNELKARTQ, from the coding sequence ATGCAAGGACACATTTCATTATCCAAAACAGAAAAGCAGTATCAGTTCTTTTATCTTATACTGATGCTTTTGGTGGCTCTTATATTTTTAGGAATTCTTTTTCTAAAAGATTTTCAATCTCCTTTTTCGGATGAGGATGTTATTTCTATTCAGAAGCTAGACGAAAAAGCAAAATTTGATCAGAAACAGAAATATAGTTTCAAAATAATGGACAGTACCTACAACCAGATCAAGCATTTGACGAGTGAAATGCCCGAAGCTTTTGTAGAGACTAAAATTACTTATGGAATTAATGATTTGGTCAATTATTATAATGCTGGTGAAACTCCGGTGTTAGATATCAGAAAAGATGCATATCCTCAAATCGCTCTTTTTTATAAAATGTATTTTGACGATAAAAAAACAATTGCTACGGTAACAGAAGATACCGAGAAGTTCAAAAAGCAGTTTGAAGACTGCTCTATCGGGTTTAGAGAGAAGAAAAATCAGCTTTTTCAGCGTAACAATGAGCTCAAAGCGAGAACTCAGTAA